The Deltaproteobacteria bacterium DNA segment GCATACGGGAGTGCATCGAGGACAAGGAGAAGACCAAGGACATCTACGACGCCATCGCCAAGGGCCACACGAACTACGGCATGCAGACCTTCGACCAGTCGCTCATGAGCCTGCTCAACAAGGGGCTCATCTCCTACGACGAGGCCATCCGCCAGGCGAGCAACGCCGCCGACTTCGACCTCAAGATCAAGGGCATCTCCGCTACGAGCGACATGGGCTGGCAGCAGATCGAGGAAGGAGAGGCCGCCTCCTCCTCTTCCGACGACGATATCGAGCGGTTCTGAGCCGGCGCCGTGGGGAGGCAGCGGGTGCCGCGGACCGGGGAGGGCAAGGGGCCGTCGGCCGTTGAGGCGGCGCTGCGGCTGCTTTCGTACAGGGCCCGCAGCCGCAGGGAACTCGAGGAGAGGCTCGCCGCCAAGGGGTTCGGCCGCGACGAGACGGAGGCCGCCCTTTCGCGCCTCGAGGAGACGGGCTACATCGACGACAGGGCCCTGGCCCGCGCCTTTGTCCGCTCCCGCATGGAGGGGCGCGGCTGGGGTCCGCTCAAGATCGCCGCGGCGCTCGCTCAAAGAGGTGTCGAGGCTCCGGTCATAGAGTCGGCGCTCGGCGAGGTCCGCTCCGGCGAGGCCGCCGCCGCTGCGGCGGCCCTCGACAAGTGGGCCCGCATCAGGGCGGTGCCGCTGCCGCTGTCCCGGGAGGACGCCGTCAGGGCCCGGCGTTTCCTCCGGGGCAGGGGTTTTACGGCCGAGGCCGTCCGCACGGCGCTTGAGGGCGCGGCGAGGCCGGGACCGCCGGACTCTGACTGAGACACCTATTGCACAGGGGGCATTTCTCGGCCCGAAGGGGGAAAGTGTTCGTCATATGAAGTCATCGGAGATAAGGAGGAGTTTCCTCGACTATTTCGCGCAGCGGGGCCACCGCGTGGTGAAGAGCTCGGGGCTCGTTCCCATGGGGGACCCGACGCTGCTCTTCACCAACGCCGGCATGGTGCAGTTCAAGGGGGTCTTTCTCGGCGAGGAGACACGGGAGTACAGCCGGGCCGTGTCGAGCCAGAAGTGCATGCGCGCCGGCGGAAAGCACAACGATCTCGAGAACGTGGGCCATACGGAGCGCCACCACACCTTCTTCGAGATGCTCGGCAACTTCTCCTTCGGCGACTACTTCAAGGAAGGGGCCATCGAGTACGGCTGGCAGTTCCTGACGGAAGTGATGGGACTGCCTGCCGAGCGGCTCTGGGCCACGGTCTACGAGGACGACGACGAGGCGGCCCGGCTCTGGGTGGAGAAGACGCCGCTGCCGCCCGAGCGGGTGGTGCGCCTGGGCGAGAAGGACAACTTCTGGTCCATGGGCGAGACCGGCCCCTGCGGCCCCTGCTCGGAGATAATCATAGACCAGGGCGAAGACGTGGGCTGCGGCCGGCCCGGCTGCGCCGTGGGCTGCGACTGCGACCGCTACCTCGAGCTCTGGAACCTGGTCTTCATGCAGTACAACCGCGACGCCTCCGGCAGGCTCACGCCCCTTGCAAAGCCGTCGATAGACACGGGCATGGGCCTTGAGCGCCTTACGGCCGTGCTCCAGGGAAAGCACAGCAACTACGACACCGACCTCTTCATCCCCATCATAAGCCGCATAGAGGAGCTCTCGGGCGTGCGCTACGGCGACTCGCCCTCGTCGGACGTCTCCATCAAGGCCGTGGCCGACCACGCCCGGGCCGTGACCTTCCTCATAACCGACGGCATCCTTCCCTCCAACGAGGGGCGCGGCTACGTGCTGCGCAGGATACTTCGCCGCGCCGTGCGCCACGGCCGCTTCCTCGGCCTTTCCGGCCCCTTCCTCCACAAGGTCGCGGAGACGGTCATAGAGATAATGGGAGAGGCGTACCCGGAGGTCGTGCAGGCGGCGCGGACGGTGGAGAAGGCGACGAGGAGCGAGGAGGAACGTTTCTTCGAGACCCTGGAGCGGGGTCTCGCCATGCTCGATGCCGAGGTGGCGGCCCTGGAGGCGTCGGGCGGCAGGGTCCTGTCGGGAGAGACCACCTTCAGGCTCTACGACACCTACGGCTTCCCCGTGGACCTGACGGCCGACATCGTGCGGGAGCGGGGCATCGACATCGACGAGGCGGGCTTCAACGAGTGCATGGAGGAACAGCGCCGCAAGGCCCGGAGCAACTGGAAGGGGGCGAGCGCCGGCGAGGCCGGCGAGCTCTACGCAAGGCTCGCCGAGGCGGGCCTGCGCAGCGAGTTCGTCGGCTACGGTCTCGACGCTGCGACGTCGCGGGTGCTCTGCATCATATCGGGAAGCGGGACCGTGGAGGAGGCCGCGGCGGGCGGGCGCGTGGGCATAGTCACCGAGGAGACGCCCTTTTACGGCGAGTCCGGCGGACAGGTGGGCGACCGTGGAGTGATTAGCGGCCGGTCCTTCAGGGCCGAGGTCCTCGACACGAAGCGGCCCCTGCCCTCGCTCATAGTCCACAGCGTGGAGGTCGTGGAAGGCTGCGTCCGCGTCGGTGACAGTGTGGAGCTCGCCGTCGACGCGGAAAGGCGCGAGGCCCTGCGGCGAAACCATACGGCAACGCACCTGCTCCACGCCGCGCTGCGCGAGCTTTTAGGCGAACACGTGCGCCAGTCGGGATCGCTCGTGACGGAGGGCCACCTCCGTTTCGACTTCAGCCACTTCCAGGGCCTCGGTCGCGCCGAGATCGACGCCGTCGAGGAGAGGGTGAACAGGGCCGTCATGGCGAACAGGGAGGTCCTGACCGAGACACTCCCCTACGACGAGGCCCTGAGGCGCGGCGCGCTCGCCTTCTTCGGCGACAAGTACGGCGAGCGGGTCCGGGTCGTGGAGGTGCCGGGCGTGAGTGTGGAACTCTGCGGCGGCACTCACGCCGCCCGCACCGGCGACATTGGGCTTGTGCGGATCACGTCGGAGAGTTCGGTGGCGGCCGGTGTGAGGCGCATAGAGGCCGTCACCGGCATCGAGGCCCTGCGCTGGTCGAGGAAGGCCGAATCGATGCTTCGCCAGAGCGCGGCTCTTCTCAGGAGCTCGCCGGCCGAGGTGCCGGACAAGATAAGAAAGCTCATGGAGCGCGCAAAGGAGCTCGAAAAGCGGCTCCACGAGGCGAAGTCGACGGGGACGGCGACGGAGATCGACTCCCTTGCGGCCTCGGCGCGCACCGTCGCGGGAGTAAAGGTCCTGGCCGCCGTGGTGGACGGCGACCCCCGGGCGCTTCGCTCCATGGCCGACGTGCTCAGGGGAAAGCTCGGCTCGGCGGTGGTTGTGCTCGGCTCGGCGGCGGGCGGCAAGGCCTCCCTGCTCGCCGCGGTGACCAGGGACTTGACCGGCAGGATAAGTGCCGGCGAGGTCGTGAAACGCCTGGCCCCCGTGGTCGGCGGGCGCGGCGGCGGCAGGGCCGAGCTCGCCCAGGCCGGAGGCAAGGATACGGCGAGACTCGCCGAGGCGGT contains these protein-coding regions:
- a CDS encoding regulatory protein RecX, giving the protein MPRTGEGKGPSAVEAALRLLSYRARSRRELEERLAAKGFGRDETEAALSRLEETGYIDDRALARAFVRSRMEGRGWGPLKIAAALAQRGVEAPVIESALGEVRSGEAAAAAAALDKWARIRAVPLPLSREDAVRARRFLRGRGFTAEAVRTALEGAARPGPPDSD
- the alaS gene encoding alanine--tRNA ligase, translating into MKSSEIRRSFLDYFAQRGHRVVKSSGLVPMGDPTLLFTNAGMVQFKGVFLGEETREYSRAVSSQKCMRAGGKHNDLENVGHTERHHTFFEMLGNFSFGDYFKEGAIEYGWQFLTEVMGLPAERLWATVYEDDDEAARLWVEKTPLPPERVVRLGEKDNFWSMGETGPCGPCSEIIIDQGEDVGCGRPGCAVGCDCDRYLELWNLVFMQYNRDASGRLTPLAKPSIDTGMGLERLTAVLQGKHSNYDTDLFIPIISRIEELSGVRYGDSPSSDVSIKAVADHARAVTFLITDGILPSNEGRGYVLRRILRRAVRHGRFLGLSGPFLHKVAETVIEIMGEAYPEVVQAARTVEKATRSEEERFFETLERGLAMLDAEVAALEASGGRVLSGETTFRLYDTYGFPVDLTADIVRERGIDIDEAGFNECMEEQRRKARSNWKGASAGEAGELYARLAEAGLRSEFVGYGLDAATSRVLCIISGSGTVEEAAAGGRVGIVTEETPFYGESGGQVGDRGVISGRSFRAEVLDTKRPLPSLIVHSVEVVEGCVRVGDSVELAVDAERREALRRNHTATHLLHAALRELLGEHVRQSGSLVTEGHLRFDFSHFQGLGRAEIDAVEERVNRAVMANREVLTETLPYDEALRRGALAFFGDKYGERVRVVEVPGVSVELCGGTHAARTGDIGLVRITSESSVAAGVRRIEAVTGIEALRWSRKAESMLRQSAALLRSSPAEVPDKIRKLMERAKELEKRLHEAKSTGTATEIDSLAASARTVAGVKVLAAVVDGDPRALRSMADVLRGKLGSAVVVLGSAAGGKASLLAAVTRDLTGRISAGEVVKRLAPVVGGRGGGRAELAQAGGKDTARLAEAVESAFDTVAALLK